A genomic window from Bacillus rossius redtenbacheri isolate Brsri chromosome 7, Brsri_v3, whole genome shotgun sequence includes:
- the LOC134534131 gene encoding uncharacterized protein LOC134534131, which yields MTRVSTPLLLVLAALCAAASSLPSSIRRHDDVVTTREIVYAMSQMAEKVLSQNKEISEPQDLEGKWEMRISGFSGVIRSGGNHDKEEDKGEDKEEDKGEDKVENEEFNEPESLELQAPEERYARSGSSSYRFHGRGAPWLIARDTCAREGAHLAVPNSPQEARLLAAMYSRHGKSGTSYDNQIWVGVSDLEEEGSFVTVLGEELGATGYSSWYKNQPDDWRETSSAGEDCVTLRTADALLNDLHCSARMPYVCEMDHEVSSPGSQEQYSPTLLSLRPFLRL from the exons AT GACGAGAGTGTCTACTCCATTGCTGTTGGTGCTCGCGGCCCTGTGTGCTGCTGCCTCTAGTCTGCCCTCGTCCATCCGCCGTCATGACGACGTCGTCACGACGAGGGAGATAGTTTATGCGATGTCGCAG atggcgGAAAAGGTTTTGTCTCAGAATAAAGAAATCTCCGAACCTCAGGACCTAGAAGGAAAATGGGAAATGCGTATTAGTGGCTTCAGTGGTGTCATCAGGTCCGGTGGCAACCACGACAAAGAAGAAGATAAAGGGGAAGACAAAGAAGAAGATAAAGGGGAAGACAAAGTAGAAAACGAAGAATTCAACGAAC CGGAGAGCCTCGAGCTGCAGGCCCCGGAGGAGCGGTACGCGCGCTCGGGAAGCAGCAGCTACAGGTTCCACGGCCGGGGCGCCCCCTGGCTGATAGCCCGGGACACGTGCGCGCGCGAAGGGGCCCACCTCGCCGTGCCCAACTCCCCGCAGGAGGCgcgtctgctggcggccatgtacTCCCGCCACGGCAAGTCCGGCACCTCGTACGACAACCAGATCTGGGTCGGCGTCAGCGACCTCGAAGAGGAGGGCAGCTTCGTCACCGTGCTGG GGGAAGAGCTGGGCGCGACCGGCTACAGCAGCTGGTACAAGAACCAGCCCGACGACTGGAGGGAGACCTCCTCCGCCGGCGAGGACTGCGTGACCCTGCGCACCGCAGACGCCCTGCTCAACGACCTGCACTGCTCCGCCCGCATGCCGTACGTCTGCGAGATGGACCACGAGGTGTCGTCCCCCGGGTCGCAGGAGCAGTACTCGCCCACGTTGCTGAGTCTGCGACCCTTCTTACGTTTGTAA